A single genomic interval of Jatrophihabitans endophyticus harbors:
- a CDS encoding cysteine--tRNA ligase yields the protein MRGVNPSRLTGPPMRLRLAGTLLPMVGRVRMYVCGITPYDVTHLGHAATYIWADAAERVLRWHGHHVTVARNVTDVDDVLFAEARRRGESHTMLATLQRASFEGTMATLQVRPPDLSPSAAQHIGHVIQLAAALLDRGAAYERNGTVYARTSGAYAHVGFDHETALARATEFHDRPDDQDKDDPLDIAVWQSSGPDDDVSWPSPWGEGRPGWHAECAAMVLALFGPTVDIHCGGGDLAYPHHACEAALAEAATGVAPFARSWLRAGVVSVDGRKMAKSTGNLVLVQDLLRDHSPGAVRLLCLNRRWSDPWEYSAAELVRAEETLERLYGAAASPGSAPGAAAVPAALLDDLDVPRALAIALDDGGQAARTFIELLALG from the coding sequence ATGCGAGGCGTGAACCCGTCCCGCCTCACCGGCCCGCCCATGCGACTCCGTCTCGCCGGCACGCTGCTGCCCATGGTGGGCCGCGTGCGCATGTACGTCTGCGGCATCACGCCCTACGACGTCACCCATCTCGGTCACGCCGCGACCTATATCTGGGCCGACGCCGCCGAGCGGGTGCTGCGGTGGCACGGTCACCACGTCACCGTCGCGCGCAACGTGACCGACGTCGACGACGTGCTCTTCGCCGAGGCCCGCCGTCGCGGCGAGTCGCACACCATGCTCGCGACGCTGCAGCGGGCGTCGTTCGAGGGGACGATGGCGACGCTGCAGGTCCGTCCACCCGACCTGTCGCCGAGCGCCGCCCAGCACATCGGGCACGTGATCCAGCTGGCCGCCGCCCTGCTCGACCGCGGGGCCGCGTACGAGCGCAACGGCACCGTGTACGCGCGCACGTCCGGCGCGTACGCGCACGTCGGCTTCGACCACGAGACGGCCCTGGCCCGCGCGACCGAGTTCCACGACCGGCCCGACGACCAGGACAAGGACGATCCGCTCGACATCGCCGTCTGGCAGTCGAGCGGCCCCGACGACGACGTCAGCTGGCCCAGCCCGTGGGGCGAGGGTCGACCCGGGTGGCACGCGGAGTGCGCCGCCATGGTGCTCGCGCTCTTCGGCCCGACCGTCGACATCCATTGCGGCGGCGGCGATCTCGCCTATCCGCACCACGCGTGCGAGGCCGCGCTCGCCGAGGCGGCGACCGGGGTCGCGCCGTTCGCGCGCAGCTGGTTGCGCGCCGGTGTCGTCTCCGTCGACGGCCGCAAGATGGCGAAGTCGACGGGCAACCTCGTGCTGGTGCAGGACCTGCTGCGCGACCACTCCCCCGGAGCGGTCCGGCTGCTGTGCCTGAACCGGCGCTGGAGCGATCCGTGGGAGTACAGCGCCGCCGAGCTCGTCCGCGCGGAGGAGACGCTCGAGCGGTTGTACGGCGCCGCGGCGAGCCCCGGCTCGGCTCCCGGCGCCGCGGCCGTCCCCGCCGCGCTGCTCGACGACCTCGACGTCCCCCGAGCGCTCGCCATCGCCCTGGACGACGGCGGGCAGGCGGCCCGCACGTTCATCGAGCTGCTCGCGCTGGGCTGA
- a CDS encoding sigma factor-like helix-turn-helix DNA-binding protein: protein MVDPDAHVAALVAGSQDVHAALRRLDPTQTRVLRMIYFERRTQAQVAAELQLPARTVAATTASGMQALAVLVLGAQLD from the coding sequence GTGGTCGACCCGGATGCGCACGTCGCCGCCCTGGTGGCGGGGTCGCAGGACGTCCACGCGGCCCTGCGCCGCCTCGACCCGACGCAGACCCGGGTGCTGCGGATGATCTACTTCGAGCGGCGCACCCAGGCGCAGGTCGCCGCCGAGCTCCAGCTGCCGGCCCGCACCGTCGCCGCGACGACGGCCAGCGGCATGCAGGCGTTGGCGGTCTTGGTGCTCGGTGCCCAGCTGGACTAG
- a CDS encoding transglutaminase-like domain-containing protein has product MSAGRPTRVRAGWAVALLAVAALGFTASVAGFAAVLVVLVAVGLPFGAVALGQRTRLGANGAALVVIAASTALAWWLLRRDGVGLGDAVPRLLTTARPAPADAVLLVPPALLTAVVAAVVAAAVLTRAPAAVPPRAPATGLLAPVAGAALLYAAAQLLSAGTADPRGIVAVCLVVMIVAGWSHPWLRGGADGPAWRPVAVVPVLVVGALALGLAALVPTGAFDPRQHVTPPTVRLPQASPLVQLRTWTANPTVRILRARVTGTDRLHLATLSTFTGAAWEVDARYRQLGLAGGGDLPRPTRDVAARATVRLDRLGGLWLPAPGVAAASSLDDVLVDADDGTLARPGQVRPGLQYEVAGRVAAPTRGQLAAAAVPTSVPPRYLALPRAPIAFAEYARAAVRGASTPLEEAIALENAVSAKRRVEPSAPTGSSYGRLSTFLFGRAGTAGAGVGTAEQFAAAFAVLGREVGLPTRLTVGFDLGRPAADGTVVVTGADATVWPEVYLAGAGWVAFAPTPGSDDSGPGGSLRDDVLQRLSKAAATAPDDPPVRPGNTGAITPGHRAPGATAAANRTGPATWVVAVALAGAVLVVLMGLLLLLRALRRRRHQRAGARGAWAEIVDLLVLADHRPAPGRPAPEVAADARDLFGDDGAHAAAVVAAAADREAFAPDAAVSPPVWGHVRVLRRRARAGVPRYRRPLLPLDPRPLLARRR; this is encoded by the coding sequence GTGAGCGCGGGCCGCCCGACACGGGTCCGGGCCGGCTGGGCGGTCGCGCTGCTGGCGGTCGCGGCGCTCGGCTTCACCGCCTCCGTCGCCGGGTTCGCGGCCGTCCTCGTCGTGCTGGTCGCGGTCGGCCTGCCGTTCGGCGCGGTCGCGCTCGGGCAACGGACCCGGCTCGGGGCCAACGGGGCCGCGCTGGTGGTGATCGCCGCGTCGACCGCGCTGGCGTGGTGGTTGCTGCGCCGCGACGGCGTCGGGCTCGGCGACGCGGTGCCGCGGCTGCTGACCACCGCCCGACCGGCGCCCGCCGACGCCGTCCTGCTCGTGCCGCCCGCGCTGCTGACCGCCGTGGTGGCGGCCGTGGTCGCCGCGGCCGTGCTGACCCGTGCGCCGGCGGCCGTGCCGCCCCGCGCCCCGGCGACGGGGCTGCTCGCGCCGGTCGCCGGTGCCGCGCTGCTCTACGCCGCCGCCCAGCTGCTGTCGGCGGGGACGGCCGATCCGCGTGGGATCGTCGCGGTGTGTCTCGTGGTGATGATCGTCGCCGGCTGGTCGCACCCGTGGTTGCGTGGCGGCGCCGACGGGCCGGCATGGCGCCCGGTGGCCGTCGTCCCGGTGCTGGTGGTGGGCGCGCTGGCGCTCGGGCTGGCCGCCCTCGTCCCGACCGGGGCGTTCGACCCACGCCAGCACGTGACGCCGCCGACGGTGCGGCTGCCGCAGGCCAGTCCGCTCGTCCAGCTGCGCACCTGGACCGCCAACCCGACCGTGCGCATCCTGCGGGCCCGGGTCACCGGCACCGACCGCCTGCATCTGGCCACGCTGTCCACGTTCACCGGCGCGGCGTGGGAGGTGGACGCGCGCTACCGCCAGCTCGGGCTGGCCGGCGGCGGCGACCTGCCCCGGCCGACCCGGGACGTGGCCGCGCGCGCGACCGTCCGGCTCGACCGGCTCGGCGGCCTCTGGCTGCCCGCACCCGGCGTGGCCGCCGCGTCCTCGCTCGACGACGTGCTCGTCGACGCCGACGACGGCACCCTGGCGCGCCCCGGGCAGGTACGGCCGGGGCTGCAGTACGAGGTCGCCGGGCGCGTCGCCGCCCCGACGCGGGGGCAGCTCGCCGCGGCAGCGGTGCCGACCTCGGTGCCGCCGCGCTACCTCGCGCTCCCGCGCGCGCCGATCGCCTTCGCCGAGTACGCCCGGGCCGCCGTCCGTGGGGCCTCGACGCCGCTCGAGGAGGCCATCGCCCTCGAGAACGCGGTGTCGGCGAAGCGCCGGGTCGAGCCCTCGGCGCCGACCGGCTCGTCCTACGGTCGGCTGTCGACCTTCCTGTTCGGCAGGGCCGGGACGGCCGGCGCCGGTGTCGGCACCGCCGAGCAGTTCGCCGCCGCCTTCGCCGTCCTCGGTCGCGAGGTCGGACTGCCGACCCGGCTGACGGTGGGTTTCGACCTCGGCCGCCCCGCCGCCGACGGCACCGTCGTCGTGACGGGCGCGGACGCCACGGTGTGGCCGGAGGTCTACCTGGCCGGCGCGGGCTGGGTGGCGTTCGCGCCCACGCCCGGCAGCGACGACTCCGGCCCCGGCGGCAGCCTGCGCGACGACGTGCTGCAGCGGCTGTCGAAGGCCGCGGCCACGGCGCCCGACGACCCTCCGGTCCGCCCCGGCAACACCGGCGCGATCACCCCCGGCCACCGCGCCCCGGGCGCCACCGCCGCCGCAAACCGCACCGGCCCCGCGACCTGGGTCGTCGCGGTGGCGCTCGCCGGCGCCGTCCTGGTGGTGCTGATGGGACTGCTGCTCCTGCTGCGCGCGCTGCGCCGGCGACGTCACCAGCGCGCCGGCGCCCGGGGCGCGTGGGCGGAGATCGTCGACCTGCTCGTGCTGGCCGACCACCGCCCCGCCCCCGGCCGTCCCGCGCCCGAGGTCGCGGCCGACGCCCGCGACCTGTTCGGCGACGACGGCGCTCACGCCGCCGCCGTCGTGGCCGCGGCCGCCGATCGGGAGGCCTTCGCCCCGGACGCCGCCGTGTCGCCCCCGGTGTGGGGGCACGTGCGGGTGCTGCGTCGCCGGGCCCGCGCGGGCGTGCCCCGCTACCGGCGCCCGCTGCTGCCGCTCGACCCGCGCCCGCTGCTGGCGCGTCGTCGCTGA
- a CDS encoding aldo/keto reductase — translation MSAVPDILLNNGKTIPQFGFGVFQIEPKDTVEATTRALDAGYRHIDTAQMYGNEREVGEAVSRYEIDRGDVFVTSKLNNGFHRPDDAKRAFDETLEKLGSDYVDLFLIHWPLPTRYDGDYVSTWKTLEEFYREGRARSIGVSNFNPHHLRRLHEEAEIVPAINQIEVHPYLTQDDVRAFCGEHQIAVEAWSPIAQGAVLDDPVIKAVAQKYDKTVAQVVLRWHIERGDIVFPKSTTPERIVENFDIFDFELAGDDVETISSVNRNERTGPDPDTFDFIPG, via the coding sequence GTGAGTGCAGTACCTGACATCCTGCTCAACAACGGCAAGACCATCCCGCAGTTCGGGTTCGGCGTCTTCCAGATCGAGCCGAAGGACACCGTCGAGGCCACCACCCGCGCCCTCGACGCCGGCTACCGCCACATCGACACCGCGCAGATGTACGGCAACGAGCGCGAGGTGGGCGAGGCCGTCTCGCGCTACGAGATCGACCGTGGCGACGTGTTCGTCACGAGCAAGCTCAACAACGGCTTCCACCGCCCCGACGACGCCAAGCGCGCGTTCGACGAGACGCTCGAGAAGCTCGGCAGCGACTACGTCGACCTCTTCCTCATCCACTGGCCGTTGCCGACCCGCTACGACGGCGACTACGTGTCGACGTGGAAGACGCTCGAGGAGTTCTACCGCGAGGGACGGGCCCGTTCGATCGGCGTCTCGAACTTCAACCCGCACCACCTGCGCCGGCTGCACGAGGAGGCCGAGATCGTGCCCGCGATCAACCAGATCGAGGTGCACCCCTATCTGACCCAGGACGACGTCCGCGCGTTCTGCGGCGAGCACCAGATCGCGGTCGAGGCCTGGTCGCCGATCGCCCAGGGCGCCGTCCTCGACGACCCGGTGATCAAGGCCGTCGCGCAGAAGTACGACAAGACCGTCGCGCAGGTCGTCCTGCGCTGGCACATCGAGCGCGGCGACATCGTCTTCCCGAAGTCCACTACCCCCGAGCGGATCGTCGAGAACTTCGACATCTTCGACTTCGAGCTCGCCGGCGACGACGTCGAGACGATCAGCTCGGTGAACCGCAACGAGCGCACCGGGCCCGACCCGGACACCTTCGACTTCATCCCGGGCTGA
- a CDS encoding serine/threonine-protein kinase → MSQDDGAGGADDEAWAPRRTAERLGAPPLLAGYRDAVIVARGGDSVVYRAHQKSAGRDVAIKVVQLADAGDEDGAAALARFRRELEITVRLGRQHPHIMTVLAVATTVAGQPCLVMDYVELGSLHDRLREHGPLPVHEVVAAGSVVADALSFAHEQGVLHRDVKPQNVMVLPTSFVLADFGLARAVDAGHSSSLERFSYRHASPQILDGEPPTVADDVYSLGSTLFTLLDGRAPFAADDPDEDSALGYLRRARTATPRPLTRDDVPVGLAAVVARCLSRRREDRFATAAELRDALAAVPTETRSWAPAAPGTPAPDTPAPDTPALDTPVAPPPTTALPDPQPDPQPDPQPVAVSALAHLAGPTGTGDPEATAARPTEPVAAPAGTAPAGTPSAGSGATRRWAITGAVVAVAAVAGVLIGILRGGGDDRQTGSSATPTPTRSTQPVVVVPSVTATPTGPSGSAVFDTRLAPTITRLTRDGARVDLRWRQPASGGAAPVVVFLDDGSGRRALATVPAGRHSITLAGFPRGRHCVRLAAVTTTATGDTVFGLSRQQCTAR, encoded by the coding sequence GTGAGCCAGGACGACGGCGCGGGCGGCGCCGACGACGAGGCCTGGGCGCCCCGACGCACGGCCGAGCGCCTGGGAGCACCGCCACTGCTCGCCGGCTACCGCGACGCGGTGATCGTCGCCCGCGGCGGCGACAGCGTCGTCTACCGGGCGCACCAGAAGTCGGCGGGCCGCGACGTCGCGATCAAGGTCGTGCAGCTGGCCGACGCCGGCGACGAGGACGGCGCCGCCGCGCTCGCCCGGTTCCGTCGCGAGCTCGAGATCACCGTGCGGCTCGGCCGCCAGCACCCGCACATCATGACGGTGCTCGCGGTCGCCACGACCGTGGCCGGCCAACCGTGCCTGGTCATGGACTACGTCGAGCTCGGCTCGCTGCACGACCGGCTGCGCGAGCACGGGCCGCTCCCCGTCCACGAGGTCGTCGCCGCGGGCTCGGTCGTGGCCGACGCGCTCTCCTTCGCCCACGAGCAGGGCGTGCTGCACCGCGACGTCAAGCCGCAGAACGTGATGGTGCTGCCGACGTCCTTCGTGCTGGCCGACTTCGGGCTCGCCCGCGCCGTGGACGCCGGACACTCGTCCTCGCTGGAACGCTTCTCCTACCGGCACGCCTCGCCGCAGATCCTCGACGGGGAGCCGCCCACCGTCGCCGACGACGTCTACTCGCTCGGCTCGACGCTGTTCACCCTGCTCGACGGTCGCGCCCCCTTCGCGGCGGACGACCCCGACGAGGACTCGGCCCTGGGATACCTGCGCCGCGCCCGGACGGCGACCCCGCGCCCCCTCACCCGCGACGACGTCCCGGTCGGGCTGGCCGCCGTCGTCGCCCGCTGCCTGTCCCGCCGCCGCGAGGACCGCTTCGCCACCGCCGCCGAGCTGCGCGACGCGCTCGCCGCCGTTCCCACCGAGACCCGCAGCTGGGCGCCCGCTGCTCCCGGCACACCGGCCCCCGACACACCCGCCCCCGACACACCCGCCCTCGACACACCCGTCGCGCCGCCGCCCACGACGGCGCTTCCCGACCCGCAGCCCGACCCGCAGCCCGACCCGCAGCCGGTGGCCGTCTCGGCCCTCGCCCACCTCGCCGGCCCGACCGGGACCGGCGACCCCGAGGCGACCGCGGCCCGGCCCACCGAGCCGGTGGCCGCCCCCGCCGGCACCGCCCCCGCCGGCACCCCGTCCGCCGGCTCCGGCGCCACGCGGCGGTGGGCGATCACCGGCGCGGTCGTCGCCGTCGCCGCGGTGGCCGGCGTGCTGATCGGCATCCTGCGCGGCGGGGGTGACGACCGGCAGACGGGCAGTTCCGCCACGCCCACGCCGACGCGGTCGACGCAGCCGGTGGTCGTGGTCCCCAGCGTGACGGCGACACCGACCGGGCCGAGCGGCAGCGCCGTCTTCGACACCCGACTCGCCCCCACCATCACCCGGCTCACCCGCGACGGCGCGCGCGTCGACCTGCGCTGGCGCCAGCCCGCGAGCGGCGGCGCGGCCCCGGTGGTCGTCTTCCTCGACGACGGGTCCGGACGCCGCGCGCTCGCCACCGTGCCCGCCGGCCGGCACAGCATCACCCTCGCCGGCTTCCCCCGCGGCCGGCACTGCGTCCGGCTCGCCGCCGTCACCACGACCGCCACGGGCGACACCGTGTTCGGCCTGTCCCGACAGCAGTGCACCGCCCGCTGA